Proteins encoded within one genomic window of Candidatus Zixiibacteriota bacterium:
- a CDS encoding flippase-like domain-containing protein translates to MVDTPSLSTEQQKPHSKHTGVRGILVAILKVFIVGVLLYFLYRQVAVHWDEIRATDWTIDFFWLIPSILTGLVTFAIMASVWRGIIGAFGHRLRLREAFRIIYLSDLGRYIPGKVWQLFGVLYLARQKGIPPEQAGASFVLVQMFAIPASFLVFVLAAQFESRLLTDQISFLGKQSSYILTGTMVAACLALVLVPQRFITLGNRLLRRFKRPAIDFRLDKTVALTIFVGYCIGWICYGVAFWLFVRAVVPDSRLSLVAGVGLFNAAYQIGYLTLIAPGGLGPRELVMGTLLIPFVGPIGPAVAIAARLWAIIIESSAALLALAVGKR, encoded by the coding sequence ATGGTTGATACTCCCAGCCTTTCGACCGAGCAACAAAAGCCCCACTCCAAACATACCGGTGTTCGCGGAATTCTTGTAGCGATTCTGAAGGTGTTCATCGTTGGGGTTTTGCTGTATTTTCTCTATCGCCAGGTTGCGGTTCATTGGGATGAAATCAGGGCGACTGACTGGACCATTGACTTCTTCTGGCTGATCCCGTCGATACTGACAGGGCTGGTTACGTTTGCAATAATGGCCTCTGTCTGGCGCGGTATCATTGGTGCCTTCGGTCACCGATTACGACTACGGGAGGCGTTTCGCATCATCTACCTCTCAGATTTGGGGCGATACATTCCGGGCAAGGTATGGCAGTTGTTCGGAGTGTTGTATCTCGCTCGACAGAAAGGTATTCCACCTGAACAGGCTGGGGCATCCTTTGTTTTGGTGCAGATGTTTGCTATTCCGGCGTCGTTTCTGGTGTTTGTATTGGCCGCTCAGTTTGAGTCGAGGCTTCTGACAGACCAGATCAGTTTCCTCGGGAAGCAATCGTCATACATTCTTACGGGGACCATGGTAGCTGCCTGTTTAGCTTTAGTGCTAGTCCCGCAACGCTTCATAACCTTGGGCAATCGCCTGTTGCGCCGATTTAAACGCCCGGCGATTGATTTTCGTCTGGACAAAACGGTTGCTCTGACAATCTTCGTTGGTTATTGTATCGGCTGGATTTGCTACGGGGTGGCTTTTTGGCTGTTTGTCAGGGCCGTTGTTCCCGACAGTCGGCTGAGTTTGGTAGCTGGGGTGGGTCTGTTCAACGCCGCTTACCAGATCGGCTATTTGACACTGATAGCTCCCGGCGGTCTGGGTCCACGTGAGTTGGTCATGGGGACATTGCTAATCCCGTTTGTAGGGCCAATTGGCCCGGCCGTGGCGATAGCAGCCCGACTGTGGGCCATAATTATTGAATCCTCTGCGGCCCTGCTGGCGCTGGCCGTTGGAAAGAGATAG
- a CDS encoding PTS sugar transporter subunit IIA: MKLSKFCDETLVKFNLNAQTKDDVITELVEMVSTSPMIKNAEQLLADVLDRENLVTTGVGYGVAFPHSKTKSVKGIVIGFGRSEEGVDFDAMDHKKVHLFFLIAAPEDAIGAHLNVMARLSYLMKSEENRRLLLEAASPGDVLELIDDVD; encoded by the coding sequence ATGAAACTCTCTAAGTTTTGCGATGAGACTCTGGTGAAGTTCAATCTGAATGCCCAGACAAAGGATGATGTCATAACCGAGTTAGTGGAGATGGTGTCAACTTCACCCATGATCAAAAATGCCGAGCAGTTGCTGGCAGATGTTCTCGATCGGGAAAACCTGGTCACGACTGGCGTCGGTTATGGCGTGGCATTCCCGCATTCCAAAACGAAGTCGGTCAAGGGTATTGTGATTGGTTTTGGTCGGAGCGAGGAGGGCGTTGATTTTGACGCTATGGACCATAAGAAGGTCCACTTGTTTTTCCTGATTGCAGCCCCAGAGGATGCCATCGGAGCACACTTGAACGTGATGGCTCGCCTCTCGTATCTGATGAAATCTGAGGAGAATCGCAGGCTTTTGCTGGAAGCTGCCTCTCCGGGTGATGTCCTGGAGTTGATTGACGACGTAGACTGA
- a CDS encoding Trm112 family protein: MELSKDLLEKLVCPKCKGKLESQNDGNCLVCDNCRLEFRVVDNVPVLLIDEARKL, from the coding sequence ATGGAACTCTCGAAGGATCTGTTGGAGAAGTTGGTTTGCCCCAAATGCAAGGGGAAACTGGAAAGTCAAAATGATGGAAACTGTCTCGTCTGCGACAATTGCAGGTTGGAGTTCAGGGTTGTTGATAACGTCCCTGTTTTACTCATTGACGAGGCGCGGAAGTTGTAG
- a CDS encoding polyprenol monophosphomannose synthase, translating to MPHSQRALVILPTYNERENIEKITHAVLPLDPRIHVLIVDDNSPDGTGEIAERLATELSRVNVLHREKKDGLGQAYIAGFKWAIEREYDYILEMDADFSHGPEYLKDFLEEIKEYDVVVGSRYINGVNVINWPMSRLLLSYFANTYTRIVTGLPLRDATGGYKCFRRNVLETIDLDAVQSSGYSFQIEMSMRTWSHGFTIKEIPIIFVDRTAGESKMSKKIVREAIWMVWWLRLKSIFGKLG from the coding sequence ATGCCGCATTCCCAACGCGCCCTGGTAATTCTACCGACTTACAATGAGCGGGAGAATATCGAGAAGATTACCCATGCGGTTCTTCCGCTCGATCCGCGGATCCATGTCCTGATAGTGGATGACAACTCACCGGACGGTACCGGTGAGATCGCAGAACGGCTGGCGACAGAATTGAGCAGGGTGAATGTATTACATAGGGAGAAAAAGGACGGACTGGGGCAAGCGTATATCGCGGGATTCAAGTGGGCCATTGAGAGAGAATACGATTATATTTTAGAGATGGATGCCGATTTTTCGCATGGCCCCGAGTACCTGAAGGATTTTCTTGAGGAAATCAAAGAGTATGATGTCGTTGTTGGTTCGCGCTATATCAACGGTGTCAATGTGATCAACTGGCCGATGTCGCGTCTGCTGTTGTCTTACTTTGCAAATACATATACTCGAATTGTGACTGGTTTACCTTTACGGGATGCTACCGGAGGGTATAAGTGTTTTCGCCGCAATGTATTGGAGACAATTGACCTTGATGCCGTTCAATCTTCAGGCTATTCGTTTCAGATCGAGATGTCCATGCGGACCTGGAGTCATGGCTTCACAATCAAGGAGATCCCAATTATTTTTGTTGATCGGACAGCAGGAGAGTCGAAAATGTCTAAGAAGATAGTACGGGAAGCTATCTGGATGGTTTGGTGGCTACGACTGAAGTCCATATTTGGGAAGCTGGGATAA
- a CDS encoding glycosyltransferase family 2 protein, with the protein MATEGKTDLFISTIVPAMNEEGNIDEFCRLYAEMLKTAPFDGELIYIDDGSTDETLIKIKAAAKRYDFIRFAVHQRNRGLTAALQTGFATARGDVYVFYPADLQFLPEDIPTLVGPILDGADMSVGWKQGKYNKRFVSSIYNGLSRKIFGLKVHDLNSCKAFRREVVEHIFLRQDWHRYLVVLAASEGYSIEEVKIPLYDRSWGKSKFTSLWRIPVGVLDMLAVQFQIKFMRKPLMFFGSLGSIFFGLGFLVGLWTIYLKYWLGETQLPLLYLVVLLAGLGFGLFLMGFMAEGQTSIKEEVSDMRRTLSHLTDRESRRKPTDG; encoded by the coding sequence GTGGCAACTGAAGGAAAAACAGACCTCTTCATCTCAACAATAGTCCCGGCGATGAACGAGGAGGGCAATATTGATGAGTTCTGCAGGCTTTATGCCGAGATGCTCAAGACCGCTCCGTTTGACGGCGAACTGATCTATATTGATGATGGGTCAACCGATGAGACGCTGATCAAGATCAAAGCAGCGGCCAAGCGCTATGATTTTATCCGCTTTGCCGTTCACCAGCGGAATCGGGGTTTAACCGCCGCTTTGCAGACCGGTTTTGCCACCGCACGGGGAGATGTTTACGTATTCTATCCCGCGGACTTACAGTTTTTACCTGAAGACATCCCAACTCTCGTTGGGCCAATTCTCGATGGAGCTGATATGTCTGTGGGCTGGAAACAGGGTAAGTACAATAAGAGATTTGTCTCATCGATTTACAATGGACTCTCAAGGAAGATATTCGGACTCAAGGTACATGATCTCAATTCGTGCAAAGCATTCCGGCGTGAAGTGGTCGAACATATTTTCTTGCGCCAGGATTGGCACCGATACCTTGTGGTGCTGGCCGCCAGCGAAGGTTACTCGATTGAGGAAGTAAAGATACCGCTTTATGATCGCTCCTGGGGCAAATCGAAATTTACGTCCCTCTGGCGCATCCCGGTGGGAGTGCTGGATATGCTGGCTGTCCAATTTCAGATTAAATTCATGCGCAAGCCATTAATGTTTTTTGGGTCGCTGGGTTCGATCTTTTTCGGATTGGGATTCCTGGTTGGGTTATGGACCATATATCTCAAGTATTGGCTGGGGGAGACGCAACTACCGTTATTGTACCTGGTGGTGCTTCTGGCCGGGCTTGGTTTTGGGCTGTTCCTGATGGGTTTCATGGCTGAGGGGCAGACTTCGATCAAGGAAGAAGTCTCCGATATGCGTCGAACACTAAGTCATCTCACGGATCGGGAATCACGGCGGAAACCGACCGATGGTTGA
- a CDS encoding DegT/DnrJ/EryC1/StrS family aminotransferase, whose translation MKIPYIDLSAQYQSIKSEIDDAIADVINNSAFVLGPAVNDFEGGFATFCGVRYCVGVNSGTNALLLALKALDVGPGDEIITAANTFVATVAAIAHTGAKPVLVDVDPITRNIDSALLKLSLSQKTKVIIPVHLYGQIADTDAIGEVAARYGIDILEDAAQAQGATYKGQRAGSLGRMAAFSFYPAKNLGAFGEAGAVTTDDEKLAKSVRVLRDHGSQEKYHHEILGYNARMDGIQGAVLGVKLKHLNDWNVARRAVAGWYNELLADVRVTCPQSGPEYVNVFHVYVIETEERDALQAYLGEHQVPSIIHYPIPVHLQPAFDGLNYRKGDFPVSEKLADEILSLPIFPEMRREQVEFVCERIRDFFKGR comes from the coding sequence ATGAAAATACCATACATTGATCTCAGCGCCCAGTATCAGTCCATCAAGTCTGAGATAGATGATGCGATCGCTGATGTAATCAACAACTCAGCATTTGTACTTGGACCGGCTGTGAACGATTTCGAGGGTGGCTTTGCTACTTTCTGTGGCGTACGATACTGTGTCGGCGTGAACAGCGGCACCAATGCGCTGTTATTGGCACTGAAGGCACTTGACGTTGGCCCCGGTGATGAAATCATCACGGCGGCCAATACGTTTGTTGCTACCGTAGCTGCCATAGCTCATACGGGAGCGAAGCCGGTGCTGGTCGATGTCGATCCGATCACTCGGAATATCGATTCGGCGCTGCTGAAACTGTCACTGTCCCAGAAGACAAAGGTGATTATCCCGGTGCATCTGTACGGTCAGATAGCTGATACAGATGCGATTGGCGAAGTGGCGGCCAGGTACGGAATTGATATTCTCGAAGATGCTGCTCAGGCTCAAGGCGCTACTTACAAGGGCCAACGAGCTGGGTCGCTGGGTCGGATGGCTGCATTCTCGTTCTATCCGGCCAAGAACCTTGGCGCTTTTGGCGAGGCGGGGGCAGTCACGACTGACGATGAAAAACTCGCTAAATCCGTCCGTGTGTTGCGCGATCATGGTTCGCAGGAGAAATATCACCACGAAATACTGGGCTATAATGCCCGCATGGACGGAATCCAAGGCGCAGTACTCGGCGTTAAACTAAAGCATCTTAATGACTGGAATGTCGCTCGTCGGGCTGTAGCCGGCTGGTATAACGAATTGTTGGCTGATGTTCGGGTCACTTGTCCACAGTCTGGTCCTGAGTATGTGAATGTATTTCATGTATATGTAATCGAAACCGAAGAGCGCGATGCATTGCAGGCATATCTCGGTGAGCATCAGGTGCCGAGCATCATACACTATCCCATCCCGGTACACTTGCAGCCAGCTTTCGATGGCTTGAACTATCGCAAAGGTGATTTTCCGGTCAGCGAGAAATTGGCTGACGAGATTCTGTCGCTACCGATATTCCCGGAGATGAGGCGGGAACAGGTTGAGTTTGTTTGCGAGAGGATCCGTGATTTCTTCAAAGGACGGTAG
- a CDS encoding acetyl-CoA carboxylase carboxyltransferase subunit alpha: protein MSDRPFLEFERPIVELEKKISDMKEFSQGNEIELSGEIVSMEKKLEKLREKTFSNLTRWQMVQLSRHPKRPYLLDYVKLMTTGFIEMHGDRCYADDKAMVTGLAFIDDSPVMIIGQQKGRDTKQKVLRNFGMAHPEGYRKALRMFRLAEKFQIPIVVLVDTPGAFPGIGAEERGQAEAIAFNIREMSRIRVPIVVVIIGEGASGGALGIGVGDRIMILQYAWYSVISPEGCAAILWRDAAKAPEAAEALKPTAQDLVELKIVDTIIPEPQGGAQCDPAGAAKFVKEALLKALDELGQKSTADLLAERMQKYRCMGVIDD from the coding sequence ATGAGTGATCGTCCATTTCTTGAATTTGAACGACCTATCGTAGAGTTGGAAAAGAAGATTTCCGACATGAAGGAGTTCAGTCAGGGGAACGAGATCGAGCTTTCCGGGGAGATAGTCTCCATGGAGAAGAAGCTTGAGAAACTCCGTGAAAAGACGTTCTCAAATCTGACGCGCTGGCAGATGGTACAGCTCTCACGGCATCCCAAGCGTCCCTATTTGCTTGATTATGTAAAGCTGATGACTACCGGTTTCATTGAAATGCACGGTGATCGTTGTTACGCTGACGACAAAGCTATGGTAACAGGGTTGGCCTTTATTGACGACTCTCCGGTCATGATAATCGGACAACAGAAGGGTCGTGATACCAAACAAAAGGTTCTGCGTAACTTCGGCATGGCGCACCCTGAAGGGTACCGCAAGGCGCTGCGGATGTTTCGATTGGCTGAAAAATTCCAGATACCAATCGTTGTTCTGGTCGACACTCCGGGAGCATTCCCCGGGATTGGTGCGGAAGAACGCGGACAGGCGGAAGCTATCGCCTTTAACATTCGTGAGATGTCCCGTATCAGGGTTCCTATAGTGGTCGTGATCATCGGTGAAGGTGCTTCGGGTGGTGCTCTTGGAATCGGGGTTGGTGACCGCATTATGATACTTCAATACGCCTGGTATTCGGTCATCTCGCCGGAGGGCTGTGCTGCTATTTTGTGGCGTGACGCCGCCAAGGCTCCTGAGGCAGCGGAGGCCTTGAAGCCAACTGCGCAGGACCTGGTTGAGTTAAAGATTGTTGATACAATTATACCCGAGCCTCAGGGTGGTGCTCAATGTGATCCGGCCGGGGCGGCAAAATTCGTAAAAGAGGCACTTCTGAAGGCGCTTGATGAATTAGGGCAGAAATCGACGGCTGATCTGTTGGCGGAGAGGATGCAGAAATATCGGTGTATGGGGGTGATTGATGACTGA
- the mreC gene encoding rod shape-determining protein MreC translates to MSWISTQFSRHWRNIHIGFVVVLSVGLVFSPPKVHKLVGQALLSGFYYPFFKIKSSYELLASHDANNVELRASLTKASFQLSQLEEVLRDNQRLRTALGFEQSPGYRLIPTEVISVFGYKTPVAAIVNRGDFDGLEPNLPVINQDGLIGRISSVTPDYATVQLLTDPANRVAARIASSREMGIVKFSTSDGMILDNFPLQGTIAVGDTILSSGLGGVYPPGMIVGTVTSVERHEDEAFCRVTLDPAANFWAIDELFILGIEDGP, encoded by the coding sequence ATGAGCTGGATTTCGACTCAGTTTTCCCGCCACTGGCGCAACATACATATCGGCTTTGTTGTTGTGCTTTCGGTCGGGTTGGTCTTTAGTCCTCCGAAAGTACACAAGTTAGTCGGTCAGGCACTTCTTTCGGGGTTCTATTACCCTTTCTTCAAGATTAAGAGTTCGTATGAATTATTGGCCTCCCATGATGCCAACAATGTTGAACTGCGTGCATCCCTGACCAAAGCTTCCTTTCAGCTCAGCCAGTTGGAGGAGGTTCTGCGCGATAACCAGCGGCTCCGAACCGCCCTCGGTTTTGAGCAATCTCCTGGCTATCGTCTAATTCCGACCGAAGTTATCTCGGTCTTCGGTTACAAAACGCCCGTTGCAGCTATTGTCAACCGGGGCGACTTTGACGGATTGGAGCCTAACCTTCCGGTTATCAACCAGGACGGATTGATTGGGCGTATTTCGTCAGTAACGCCCGATTATGCTACCGTTCAGCTTCTCACCGACCCGGCCAATCGGGTGGCGGCTCGTATCGCATCCAGCCGTGAAATGGGTATTGTAAAGTTCTCGACCTCCGACGGAATGATACTCGACAACTTTCCCCTACAGGGTACCATTGCGGTTGGGGACACTATCTTGTCATCCGGCCTGGGCGGAGTTTATCCTCCTGGTATGATTGTTGGCACGGTTACATCTGTGGAGCGGCACGAGGACGAAGCATTTTGTCGTGTAACCCTGGACCCGGCGGCTAACTTCTGGGCGATAGACGAACTTTTTATACTGGGAATTGAGGACGGACCATGA
- a CDS encoding glycosyltransferase family 2 protein — MATTEVHIWEAGIKKVLAEKTTSVSIVLVTYNSMPPLESCLESIKAGVNGTPLEIIGVDNSSSDNSAEMVSKHFPNAQVIRNSSNLGFAAACNQAAKHATGDYLLFLNPDVQVDGYAIEKLLDVFRSREKVGTAVGRMRFPDGSFQPTCRHLPRFSNMVYSRGSMLSKLIGKNRHYTLPDYDSVTPIPAAAGTMMMIRSDIFREIGGFDRRFFMFMEDVDLCRRLGSAGYTNYYVPSAGGVHLWGKGSRAGKLRRNLYHHWTVWKYFTKHSPGFVSYCLLPIALAMNFVVVSILPVPQPVNRA, encoded by the coding sequence GTGGCTACGACTGAAGTCCATATTTGGGAAGCTGGGATAAAGAAAGTGTTGGCAGAAAAGACAACTTCGGTGTCGATTGTACTCGTCACTTATAATTCTATGCCCCCACTTGAGAGTTGCCTGGAGAGCATCAAGGCTGGTGTTAATGGTACTCCATTGGAAATCATCGGCGTCGATAATAGTTCTTCGGACAATTCTGCGGAGATGGTGAGCAAGCATTTCCCGAATGCACAAGTCATCCGCAACTCTTCCAATCTTGGCTTCGCGGCGGCGTGTAACCAGGCAGCAAAACATGCTACCGGTGACTATTTGCTGTTTCTTAATCCCGATGTTCAGGTTGACGGCTATGCCATAGAGAAACTGCTTGATGTATTTCGCTCCAGGGAAAAAGTAGGCACTGCTGTTGGGCGGATGCGCTTTCCTGATGGGTCCTTCCAGCCGACTTGCCGGCATCTGCCTCGTTTTTCCAATATGGTCTATTCGCGCGGTTCGATGCTCTCGAAACTGATTGGTAAAAACCGTCATTATACACTTCCCGACTACGATTCCGTAACTCCGATTCCCGCCGCAGCTGGCACAATGATGATGATCCGTAGCGATATTTTTAGAGAAATTGGCGGTTTCGACCGGCGTTTCTTTATGTTTATGGAGGACGTGGACTTGTGTCGCCGTCTGGGAAGTGCTGGTTATACCAACTACTACGTGCCATCAGCTGGGGGTGTACACCTGTGGGGGAAGGGCAGTCGGGCAGGTAAGCTCCGGCGTAATCTCTATCACCACTGGACGGTCTGGAAGTATTTCACCAAACACAGCCCCGGGTTTGTATCATACTGCCTATTGCCGATTGCTCTGGCTATGAATTTTGTGGTGGTTTCGATATTGCCTGTTCCGCAGCCTGTCAACCGAGCCTAA
- a CDS encoding YfhO family protein translates to MARKRKLSPKSSSHPRVSFDIENSPYFIPVAFVVIFLALVLLFSDFLFSDQMLHSSDQIQAGVFFRQLLVDHVAEHGAVPQWNPYIFGGMPYIEAFHGDIFYPLSIMKFFGSLPRMLGMIMFLHIFLAGLFMYFAARQFRLSRTAALLSATCYMFASYLISQVAPGHDGKIFVTTLFPLVMLFLDRAFDEKPFLNFSLLGLVIGVIILSPHPQMSYFTLWAVALYALYRLVMLWRDKGKISLLARPAVLTTYAVVIGLLISAIQFYPGYVYTSEYSPRADSKKGWEWATSWSLHEEEAMSLLIPEFAGTSTKKTQTAYWGKNYFKDNSEAVGVVTMFVALFGLFFSRRKKAWFFGGLALFVLLYALGATTPLFKVFYYLIPKVKALRAPSMIMFIFSFSAALLAGMGVQRLIDQRQESKVIDDRKFRWLLFGFPGLLLLLAVLFGIAGRGMIGAWCSLFWSEAATMQVSQGMTKLDLAYYNLPAIQSGAWLSFVFTALAAVCIWLFKAGKLGTSALVALAFIPVIDGVRFNSRFVSTYDHHQAFAPNAITQFFTQKTDEHFRVMNIRVMQEDLLPHHRVPVVVGYHGNQLRWYDDLLGGPQLANQGNPRFLNLMGAKYLAVPANQQFPESYFGSAPVRVAATFGGAAIVQNDNAFPRVYLVNKFRLFGDRQEIYPEVMNSTDDLRQLVYLEEEPSIDIATDSLAGDSAWIIDYAEDTVLIGVSCTANRLLVLTDNYYDAWQVAIDGHPAPLMRAYGSLRAVAVPAGAMGVSFVYKSTRYRTGKLVTWLTSLYLLGIFSIYGFRAIRRRKSKEGLD, encoded by the coding sequence GTGGCCAGGAAACGAAAACTTTCGCCTAAGTCCAGTTCTCACCCGAGGGTAAGCTTCGACATTGAAAACTCACCCTACTTTATACCGGTTGCCTTTGTCGTTATATTTCTGGCTCTTGTTCTCTTGTTCAGCGACTTTCTATTCTCCGACCAGATGCTGCACAGCTCGGACCAGATTCAGGCTGGTGTATTCTTTAGACAACTGCTTGTGGATCATGTTGCCGAGCATGGTGCCGTACCCCAGTGGAATCCATACATCTTCGGAGGTATGCCGTACATTGAAGCGTTCCACGGTGATATTTTCTATCCGCTCTCAATCATGAAATTTTTCGGTTCATTACCACGTATGCTGGGCATGATCATGTTCCTGCACATTTTTCTCGCAGGCCTGTTTATGTATTTTGCGGCGCGCCAGTTTCGGCTATCCCGGACGGCGGCGCTATTGTCGGCGACGTGCTACATGTTTGCCTCTTACCTGATTTCGCAAGTGGCGCCCGGTCACGACGGCAAGATTTTCGTCACGACCCTTTTCCCACTGGTGATGCTCTTTTTAGATCGGGCTTTCGATGAAAAGCCGTTTCTTAATTTCTCATTGCTGGGACTGGTTATTGGTGTCATCATTCTCTCTCCGCATCCGCAAATGTCGTATTTCACACTGTGGGCGGTGGCTCTCTACGCGCTCTATCGTTTGGTCATGCTCTGGAGAGATAAAGGCAAAATCAGCCTGTTGGCCCGTCCGGCAGTTCTTACTACCTATGCCGTTGTGATAGGACTTCTTATTTCCGCGATCCAGTTCTATCCGGGATATGTTTATACCAGCGAGTACTCGCCTCGCGCCGATTCGAAAAAGGGTTGGGAATGGGCAACCTCGTGGTCGCTGCATGAGGAAGAGGCTATGTCGTTGCTGATTCCGGAATTTGCTGGTACGTCGACGAAAAAAACGCAGACAGCATATTGGGGTAAAAATTACTTCAAGGATAATTCCGAGGCAGTCGGTGTAGTGACAATGTTCGTGGCGTTGTTTGGGCTGTTCTTTTCACGGAGGAAGAAGGCCTGGTTCTTTGGAGGACTAGCCCTGTTTGTTCTGCTCTATGCTTTGGGTGCGACGACGCCGCTGTTCAAAGTGTTCTATTATCTGATACCCAAAGTCAAGGCGTTGCGAGCGCCATCAATGATAATGTTCATATTCAGTTTTTCCGCCGCTCTGTTGGCCGGGATGGGAGTCCAGCGTCTGATTGACCAACGTCAGGAATCCAAGGTTATTGATGACAGGAAGTTCCGTTGGCTCCTGTTTGGATTTCCGGGGTTGTTACTCTTGCTGGCAGTACTTTTTGGTATAGCCGGGCGGGGGATGATCGGAGCCTGGTGTTCATTGTTCTGGAGCGAAGCAGCGACTATGCAGGTATCTCAGGGGATGACTAAACTAGATCTAGCCTATTACAATCTACCAGCTATTCAGAGCGGAGCGTGGCTGTCTTTCGTTTTCACTGCTCTGGCTGCAGTTTGCATCTGGTTGTTCAAAGCTGGAAAATTGGGGACGAGTGCCCTGGTGGCCCTGGCGTTTATTCCTGTTATCGACGGAGTACGATTCAATAGTCGCTTTGTGTCAACCTACGACCATCATCAGGCCTTCGCGCCAAACGCGATCACACAGTTCTTCACCCAGAAAACAGATGAACATTTTCGCGTTATGAATATTCGTGTTATGCAGGAGGATCTGTTGCCGCACCATCGCGTTCCTGTGGTTGTAGGGTATCATGGCAACCAGTTGCGCTGGTATGATGATTTACTCGGCGGTCCGCAGTTGGCCAACCAGGGGAATCCGAGGTTTCTTAATCTGATGGGAGCGAAATATTTAGCCGTCCCAGCTAATCAGCAATTTCCTGAGAGTTATTTTGGTTCTGCGCCGGTGAGAGTCGCTGCAACGTTTGGTGGAGCGGCAATAGTTCAAAACGACAATGCTTTTCCGCGCGTCTATCTTGTGAACAAATTCCGGCTATTCGGTGACCGGCAGGAAATATATCCCGAGGTCATGAACAGCACAGATGATCTGCGGCAGTTGGTATATCTCGAAGAGGAACCTTCAATCGACATTGCAACTGACAGTTTGGCCGGTGATTCGGCGTGGATCATCGACTATGCTGAGGATACTGTTTTGATTGGTGTGAGCTGTACAGCTAATCGTTTACTGGTATTGACGGACAACTATTATGATGCCTGGCAGGTGGCGATTGACGGTCATCCCGCCCCGCTTATGAGGGCTTACGGGTCACTTCGAGCGGTAGCCGTTCCGGCAGGAGCAATGGGAGTTTCATTCGTATATAAATCGACTCGCTATCGGACCGGTAAGCTTGTGACATGGTTGACATCGCTCTACTTGCTTGGTATTTTTAGTATCTATGGTTTTCGAGCTATTCGTCGCCGGAAGAGTAAAGAAGGATTGGATTGA